The segment gcggggccgctgcgggcggggccggggctgccgtGAGCCCGGGGCCCGGGACGAGGCGGCCATGGCCACCAGCCCCGCGCGCGCTGGGGGCCTTGGGCGCGAGGGCGCCCCGTGTCGCGGCCACGGGACGCGGAGCGGCGGCGGTTGGTGCGGCCGGTGCGGTCGGTGCCGTTTGTGCGGTTGGTGCGGTCGCTGCGGTTGGTGCCGCGGCGGCTGCTCCGTCCTGCAGCATCGCGGGAGGTGCTGTTCATCCCGGCGACTTGTGCGTTTGGAGACTTCGGTTGACGCCttgagctgctggagagtgtgcagagaagagcaagagagctggtgaggggctggagcacaagtgtgatgggagcggctgagggacctggggggagaccttctgatctctgaactgcctgaaaggagcttggagccaggggggtcgggctctgctccccaggaacaagcgatgggatgagaggaaacggcctcaagttgcgccaggggaggttgaggttggatctggggaacaatttctcccccaaagggctgtggggcattggaacaggctgcccagggcagtgctggagtcaccatccctggaggggttgggcACAGgtagtggtggacttggtagtgtgaggtttatggttggactcaatgatctcgagggtcttttccaaccagaatagTTCTGTGATTCCGGGTGTGTTTAAGGCTGAGCTGGAGCCTGGTTTTTGGGGGGCTTGGAGAGGTCCGAGCAGCAGGGAGCCAGCCGGGGGGGCGGCAGAGGGACGTAGGTTGAACAGCAAGTGGGGAAatcctcctgtccctgcaggtcGGCGTGTGGACGCGACCAAGGATCTTCGGTCCCCCCCTGGTGGTTGACATCGGAGGAATCTGCGGAGAGACCGTCTTGAGCAAGGGAAAGCCCGGCTCTTGCGATGGTGAGTGTGATGGGTGCTCAGGCAGGCCCGGGAAATGCCCAgtgctgccctggcactggTTGGGAGGCACGAGCCGTCCCGAGGGCTGGGGGCTTCTGCCCAgctggcaggcaggaggggctgAGCCCCCTGGTGTCACTGAAGGGGTCACATCTCGCTGCTCCCCCGGGCTTTCAGCTGCCATTTCCCAAGCAGCGCGGGCGGGACGAGGGCgttgctggtgctgctgggttcTCGGGAGAAACCTGCCTCTGGCTTGAGCGTGCTAACAAAGTCCAGCTCAGGCTCGCTTGGTTTTCTAATGAGGGAATATGTCTTTCTCCACAGGCTACGCAAGCCAAGAGAGGTTTAAGTGGTAAGTACACTGGCCTGGTCTCCTTTCGCTGTGCGTAGGTGCTTTGGTCTGCTGGGAACGCCTGGGGTGGAGgagggggacactgggatgaGGTGGCAGCCCTGGCTACCGCAATGGTCACCATCTGTGTGTGGAAGGTGCAGCTCAGGGCATCGTGTCATTCCTGACCCAAAGATATTCACCTGCCTCTCCAATCAAAGGGATTTACTTCCTGGGTTCCTATATTCTGTGGTTGTAGGTTTTCCCAAATCTGGGGGAgaatatatgcatttatttcagttcttcccctcccctgctccctAACTGCTGGTTTAGAGGCCTCTTGCTGCCCTTGACACtgggagcttctctgcaccaGCTCGATGAGCTCACCTGCCTCAGCACCTTGACTTTGTCTTGTTTCAGGCTCTATGGATGACACCCTTGAGGACCTTTGGAGATATGATGGTAAAatgaagcttctctgcagctgcaAGGGCAGCATCGTGGTCCTGGTCCTCCCTTcctgggagcaggagctgctggtgcaacAGCCCTTGATGCGCGAGGGGCTCCAGTTGTGAGGGGGAGGCAgcggggagcagaggggagagCCGGGTTCCCAGAGCCAGAGGCCACTCAGTAGGTTGGCCGTCGGTCTGGGGAGGCGAAGGGAAGTTTGTCCATGATTAAAAGCCTCTGTGGTCCTTGAGAAGCCGACAAATCCCCCCGTGGAGCGCCCAGGCCGGGGCTATGCCCGTGTCCATCATCCTGATCTCTCCCTGTATGTTTCCAGTTGAACCCCGTTGTACAGCCGGTGGGAGAGCCTTGAAGACCAGCATGCGGGTCACCAAGGAGTGAGTGCCTTTCAGATCTCTGCGTGCTCCCCACGTCCTCCTGACCTGCCCCGTCCTCAGCTTCTACACTCACTCTCTGCCCCGACAGGTTGCCTGCGGAGGTTTGCAATGTCCCTGGAGAGGACAAGGCAGCTGCAGGGGTGAGCCCTGATGTGGGGAGAGAACCTGGATGTCCtgagggctggggctgaggtgtctgGCATCACTGGCAGGGGCAAAAAGCCGGGAGAGGGGAGTGGGTGGCTGGTGGGAGACGGGCTTCCAGGTACCGAGGATGGAGCAGAGCCCGGcagcacccgctgctgcagcccggCCTTCCTGGGTGCGCTTCGGCTCCAGCGTCGTAGGAAGAGCCCTCAGCCAAAGCAATGGCCATGGGTGTTCCTGACGCTTctcccagaggcagcagcaggatctCAGCACAGGACTCAGGGCTCAGAGCGTTTCAAGTACCAAAATCCCCCCCGTCTCAGCCCCCGTGCACTGCAGCCGCggccccagcaccagcctcccAAGGGAGAAGCAGTGCTGAGGCATCCGCAGCGCTCGCCCTGTGCCCGTCCTCATCCTCTTGCTTTCCAGGACAAGGACGACTGGGACTGGGATTTCCTGGGGACATCGAAACCCAGTTCTGGCCCACAGAAGATGCCCGTGAAACGTGGCACTGAGCGCAGCTCTGAGAcaacagcagaacagagcagcaggaaaggtAAGCAGGTTGCTGGATGCCTCCTCCTTGTAGGAAAGGAATCGGCAGCCTGGCTGAGTGTGTGTGAGGTCCCAGCTGATGAAATGGAAAGCCACCCAGTCCCATCTCTGATTAAGCAGTGTGGTCATTCCTAGAGAAGCTTGATAACGGAGTTGGTTGTGCCACAGCTCAGGGAGTGCCCCAGGTTACAGAACTGGCCTTTCCTTTCCGGGAAGGGAGGCTCAGATCTTCCCTTGGGCCTCACCCGGCCTGTTGTGCACGGTGCCAAAGGAGAACGAGTTTTCGGGGTCAGGATTTGGGTGGCTGTAGCATCCCCAGTCCACCGCAAAGCCCAGCGGGGGCACGTCTGGGTGGGTCCCGGCTGCACTGGGCTGTGTTACAGGCACTCGCCCCTCTTGTTCCTGCAGTGGGGATGCTCATGGGTCTGATAGTCCCCTCAAATGGCCCTTTCCCCCCATAAATCCACTCTGGACACCAGTAGCAGCCGGTGGGTTGTGGCAAGGGCCAGGGTGTGTTGGTAGAGCAGGGGCTTTGGGTGAAGAGGGGCAGGAACGATCCGATTGGAAACTTGCAAAGCTCAAGAAGCTCCTGGTGTTGCCAGAGCTGGAAACCCCAGTGTCAGTGACCCCCAGCCATGTCccagcagtggctgcaggggCACAGGGCAGGCAGTGGCGCGTTGCCGCTTTGTCACTTGCTGTGAGGTTCAGTCATggaaaagacattaaaaaaggACTTTGTAAATGGTccagggagagaagagcaggcagggctgctttgATCTCTTGttgtttaaaaaccaaaccccacccTGCTCAAACCTCCTCCCATGTGCCATCTcatccccagagctgcccccacGCCAGACGCCCCTGCGCACCGTGGCCCCGGTCCAGAGGAGGAAGACGTCGATGTTCGAAGATGCTGAAGACGACGACCTGTTGGATGTGCTGAGACGTGGCAAAGGCCAAAAAAAAGAGTAAGGGCAGTGATGAGGTGGTGGCAGTAACGCAGGGGGTGGGCTGCGCGTTGAGCTGGTGCCACCGTGCTGGGGGGGGATGCTGGAGCTTCTGCCCGTGGGTCCCAGCAAGGGGCAAGAGCAGCTGGTTTGGCAGAGAAgagccagagcagcctggccAGGCTGTGTGAGGAGGGACAGCCCTGCCTCTGCGAGAAACCATCTGCCACCGTGTCCCCACAGAGAGGAGCTCCGGCCAGCGCGCTCCACGCTGGACGACTTGTTCGGACGAGGCTCCGCGGCCAAAGTCCTGGAAAAGCCAGGTACGGGAGAGCATAGGGAGTTCAAAGTGGATAAAAAGTCCCAGAAGCAGGCAGGTGAGCGCAGCCAGGGACGTTGGGCAGGtctgcagaggtgacagcatTGGCTTGGGCTAGCGAGCTTGATTTCTCGTGGCCTTGCAGGGGAAATGCCCTTTCTGTCGGGTGAGCAGGGTGGTCCAGGGGCTCTGGGTCAGCGCGGGAAGGCGGCTCATGCACAAGTGTTGTGCTCTGCCCTCGAGGCAGCCtggcagggggaggaggaggaggggagggctggtgtctttgcagcagctgctcctctgggcGCTGACTCAAGGCTCCTTGTCTgaacagaggaggaagagcgCGGGGACAAGAAGGAGCTTGTCTTCGGGGAGTACAAGCCCTCGATGGGCTCCAGGCCCGCGGTCCAGCCGGCGATGGGGCAGTTGGTGAGGTACGGTGCTGTGCGTGTGTCTGGAGCGTCGCTGTCCCTGCGGGGGAGCAGGCAGGTCCCCGGGTCCCCTGGCAGGCAGGCCTGCAActgcttctccttcctcaggttttctgccaacagcagcagcgAAACAAACCCAGAGCCCCGCTCCACACCTCGTCCTCCCCGCAGACGGAACCCCGTGCGGAGGAGAAGGGCCGGAGACGActggctgggctgggaggatgagGATTTCATGGACCCCGCCAGCCAGCTCGGggctgcagaggaggcagcaccTAAACCCGACCCAATGGACTGGCTGATCGATGCCTTGGCTCGCAGGAGAGCCGAAGAACAGGCCAAGGCACAGGAGACAAAGGCCGAGCCCACGGAGACCCAGGAGAAGAAAGCCAAGCCCTCAGAGACTGAGGAGAAAAAGGCCGAGCCCTCGGAGgcccaagagaaaaagaacGAACCCTCGGAGGCCCAAGACACAATGGCCGAGCCCTCAGAGACCGCGGGCGAAGGGCCGGGTCCCCGCTCTCCTGGCAGGTAAAGGCCCGGTCAATGGCCGCAGCGCTGCCGTCTGCTCCACgtgtggctgctgcagcagcagctctcagcagcGCTTGCCTCAGACTGACCCAATTCGTGTTAAGTACTTTCTCGTATCCAGTTGGGGTAATGCCGCGGGTCTTTGTCCCGCTGATCCAGCCCGCAGTCCCGTTCCCCTCGGCAGGTTCAGACTTGTGCCGTCCCAATGGGGctcagaagggaattgcagCCCCAGTGCCTGGAGCGGTGGGCAGGGGGTGCGAGCTGGGGGTGCCCGGGGAAGGGGGCTCAtgcagccaggggagcaccAGGGACGGAGCTGTTGGCGTCTCTGCTCCCTCGGCAGCCAAAAGGCTGAATCCTGCCGCAGGCGAGCGGAACGGAGGCTTCACCTGCGAGGCAGGAACTGGTGTTGGGGAGGGATCTTGTCTTTCGTGGCCTCCTCGGCTTGACCACTTTGGGTGCTTTTTGCTTGCAGCCAGCTGGCCGCCTCCCCAGCAGCATCGGACTGtcgggcagagctgctgagcgCCCAGGCCCgtgtggcagagctggagagcCAGGTGAGCCCCAGCGCCTGCTGGATGGGGGCCATGGGTGACCcagggggaggagaaggggccaGGTCTGCTCCAAACAGCATCAGGGtgatgggagagaggaggaaccTCCCTGTGCAGAGATGCCAACAACGGCCACCGAGTGCTGCTGTGGGGGTTCTGTCCCCGGGGCAGCACAGGAACCTTCTCCTGGGTGCCCGGCAGGTCCGGATGCTGGAGGAGGAGCGGGCGCAGCAGAAAGTGTTATTGGAGAGTGCCCAGCGGCAGCACCAGGAGCACCTGGATGTCCAGGAGAGCAGCCACAGGTACCGGGCTCTGGCCTgtgctcccctcctccggcaGGTCCTTGCCCACAGCCCCGTCCATCTCCCCTggggggacagtgctggggcgCGTCCCAAATCCAGCCCTGAGTGGGTGACAAGCAGAGGGGTCTGTCCCTTTGCCAGCACGTCCCCAAGCAGGGCACCgcactgggcagcagcagagggttCAGGGCTCAGAATGCATAGAGCGAAGCTgcccctgcctcagtttccccacgcACACAGCAACACCGATCTGCTGCTAAATCCCCATGTGCCCTTTGGGTGCACAGTGCCGCGTGCTGCAAGGAAAGCAACACTCGTTCGGTGCCGTGACCCCTTACGGGCTCTCTCCCGGCAGGACCTCAGTGAACGTAATGAAGGACAACTatgagcagcaggtggagaTGCTGCGGCGGCAGAACGAGCAGCTGGTGGCTCAGCTGCGGCAGGAGCGGCAGGACACGGCGCGGGAtcgggcagagctgctggcacagcaccggctggagctgcagcagctgcgggAGCAGCAccggctggagctgcagcagctgcgggAGCTGCAGAGGTGAGAGCGGCACGAGCGGCACGTGGTGCCGGTGCCCCCGGTCTGGGTGAAGGAACCAGGGAACAGTTTGGGGAAACGGTGGAAGGAGAATGGAGAGTCCAGAAGCGCTGGGTTGAGGGCAGCCCAGTGGCTTTTGGAGTGGGGATTTGCTTTGCAGGCAGAGACAGGGAGATCTGGCTGGAGACGTCATTCCGAGGGAATGCATTGCATTTTGAAAGATGCTGAAACCCATGTTTTCCCTCCCCCAGATCCCTTTTATTCAGAACAGTGAGTTGCTGATGTCCACACAGTTTGGGTCAATAAGAAGTCTGGTTTTGGTAGAGAAGCCCATAACCCCCAGATGTGGTCCATCCCAGATGGGGATGGCAGTCCGTGGGATGCCCCGTGACAGACCAGCCTGccagctcagctcctgggaCCTGGTTCTCAGCCCCACGACTGAGCCTCTTGCATGGTGCCCGTCACGGGGAGCACCAGTTTGTAACAGCCCGTGGTGGGCTCCTTCCCCATGTCCTGCAGGGAGAATGTCGAGGAACTGCGCAAGAAACACgaggagcagctccagcacatcaagtggctgaaagagagagagatggatGTGCTGACCGGCACCATTTCACACATGAGGTACCGACAGCCGGTGTCGTGTCCCCACGTTGATCCCTGGCCGCGGTGTTCCCTGACCTCTGGGGAACCAGGCCCGGAGCACGGGAGGAACAGGGGCCATCCTCTCTCCCACCCGCTGCCCCCAGGGATGCTGAGCTGTTGTTTAGGATCTGTCCTTGCTCcctgaaacagcagctgcatCTTCCTACTGCTCTGCTCTGATCCCGAGAGGTT is part of the Columba livia isolate bColLiv1 breed racing homer chromosome 18, bColLiv1.pat.W.v2, whole genome shotgun sequence genome and harbors:
- the LOC110359342 gene encoding fas-binding factor 1 homolog, which produces MWGENLDVLRAGAEVSGITGRGKKPGEGSGWLVGDGLPGTEDGAEPGSTRCCSPAFLGALRLQRRRKSPQPKQWPWVFLTLLPEAAAGSQHRTQGSERFKYQNPPRLSPRALQPRPQHQPPKGEAVLRHPQRSPCARPHPLAFQDKDDWDWDFLGTSKPSSGPQKMPVKRGTERSSETTAEQSSRKELPPRQTPLRTVAPVQRRKTSMFEDAEDDDLLDVLRRGKGQKKEEELRPARSTLDDLFGRGSAAKVLEKPEEEERGDKKELVFGEYKPSMGSRPAVQPAMGQLVRFSANSSSETNPEPRSTPRPPRRRNPVRRRRAGDDWLGWEDEDFMDPASQLGAAEEAAPKPDPMDWLIDALARRRAEEQAKAQETKAEPTETQEKKAKPSETEEKKAEPSEAQEKKNEPSEAQDTMAEPSETAGEGPGPRSPGSQLAASPAASDCRAELLSAQARVAELESQVRMLEEERAQQKVLLESAQRQHQEHLDVQESSHRTSVNVMKDNYEQQVEMLRRQNEQLVAQLRQERQDTARDRAELLAQHRLELQQLREQHRLELQQLRELQRENVEELRKKHEEQLQHIKWLKEREMDVLTGTISHMRSLDSIIERMEKFSSDLQNVCRRSMEEEQSRVQELVANTQARLGEQTWLLEQERAELKIQRQELKAKEEQLARDRQRLDEAWQEMRLEKEKVIGAVQPVQKQQEMIRSTKELLAQKHAEGERALGEARRMQSEFWDKLQVLQQQEEQLKQREEQLRQEKEQLRQEKEQLRQEKEQLKQLQEQMNQQQEQMKQQLEQMKQQPEQLKQQLQQLKQDQEQLKQEKASVSSMFSAQMQLLKFQAQQGNKELETQRIFLENLKKLRYNISRLSTTPPSSSRSVDDTIEYTHALTGALRKASPPVQVVNLSSILRPPITFKTL